The DNA sequence GACGCGGAGATGGGGCGTACGGGCGGCGGCGTGTTCAATACACTGCTGAAGTCCGGTTCCAACCAGGTGCACGGGTCGTTGATGGGCTATATGCGCCAGACGGACTGGCTGGCGAATACCTTTTTCAACAACCGCAACGGAATTGGGATTACGGATCAGCCGTTCCGCAACTACGGCGGATCGTTCGGCGGTCCCGTGGTGATCCCGAAAGTCTACAACGGCAAGAACAAGTCGTTCTTCTGGCTTGGCTTCGAGGGCTACCGCGACACGCAGGCGGCTAGCCGCGAGCAGTACACGCCGACCGCGCTGGAGCGCGTCGGCGATTTCTCGCAGACCAAGAACAGCGCCGGTAACCTGTTGACGATCTACGATCCGCTGACGACGCTGGCCGATGGTTCGCGCACCGCCTTCGCGGGCAACGTGATTCCGCTGAGCCGCCAGGATACGGTGGGCAAGAACATCGCCGCCACTTACATGATGCCGAACAAGGCATCGGGCGGGAACTATTACGGTCAGAACAACCTGGCCGGCGCCGGTCCGCTGGCCTCCAAGGCGGATCAGTTGTTCGGAAAGTTCGACCAGCAGCTCACCACCTGGTGGCGCGCGAGTCTGAGCTACATGCGGTACAACTCCGCCGAACCGGGTGAGAATCCGTATCCGACCATCTCCTCGCCGGACCAGTGGCTGCTGCGGCGGTATGTCGACGCGACGGCGATCAACTCGACGATTACGCCTTCACCCACCTGGGTGGTGACGGTTCGTTACGGCTTCAACCGATTCCCGAACATCGGCACGCAGAAGTCGCAGAACTTCAACCTGGCGACGCTCGGTTTCAACAACGCGTTCATCAAGGATGTTCCTTCGCCGACATTCCCGAACGTCACGATGCAGAACGCGTACTCGCTGGGCACGAACAACAACTTCAACTATGTGCATCACTCGAAGAATTTCGGCGCCTCGGCGGCGAAGTACCTGGGTCGTCATAGTCTGAAGTTCGGGTACGACTATCGCAGAATGCACGATGACGGTCTGGATTTCGGCAATAGCGCCGGCGCCTTCACCTTCGCCAACACCTTCACCAGAGCCAACTCCAATTCGTCGACCAGCGCTTCGGGCGCTGACATGGCCGACATGCTGCTGGGCGCTCCGGCCGGAGCCACTGGGTTCATCCCGACGAAGCTGTATCAGTATGTCGACTACCAGGCTCTCTACCTGCACGACGACTTCCGTGTCAGCACCAAGCTGACCCTGAACATCGGCCTGCGGTGGGAGCGGGAAACCGGCCTGAAGGAAGTCAACAACAACCTCATTACCGGGTTCGATCCGAACGCAACGAACCCGATCACCACCACGTCCGGCGTGACGACGAAGGGTGTGTTCCTGTTCGCTGGCCAGCCGGGCGCGAGCACGACCACCGGCAATCCGAACCTGAGCAAGTGGTCTCCGCGTATCGGCGTGGCCTACCAGTGGAATTCGAAGACCGTGATCCGCGCCGGCTACGGCATGTTCTGGGCTCCGAACTTCGCATTGGGTTCGCCGTATAACAGTGAAGGCATCACGGCCACGACGGCTCCTTCAGCGTCGAACGACGGCAACAAGACTCCGCTGATCTCCCTTTCGAATCCGTTCCCGAACGGCCTGGATAAGCCGGTGGGCAACTCGCTGGGTGGTCTGACCGGCATCGGTAAGCCGATGACGATCTTCTCGCCGACTGCGACTTCGCCGCGCGTGCAGCAGTTCTCGATCGATATCCAGCGTGAGTTGGGCAGCGGCTGGGTGGCCTCCATCGGCTACTCCGGTTCCCGTTCCGCCCACCTGACCTGGACGACGGCATCGGAGAACATCAACCAGTTGGATCCGAAGTACTTCAGCATGGGTTCCGCGCTGAACGCCGCCGTGGCGAATCCCTACTACCAGAAGGGCGGCGTGTCGGCCATCGGCGGCGCCACGGTGGCGGCGAACCAGTTGCTGCGGCCTTTCCCGCAGTTTGCTTCGGTGAACTACACGAACAACGACAACAACACCGCCCAATTTGACTCCATGGTGATCCGGGCCCAGAAGAGCATGTCCAAGGGGCTGACTCTGGTGACGGCGTACACCTGGGCGAAGAACTTTGACATGGGCGGCGGCGGCCCGGGCAACAATCTGAACTCCGGCAATGGTGGACCTCAGGATGTCTACTCCATGGCCGGTGAATACGGCTTGGCGTACTCGAGCTCCCCGCACCGCTGGACGAACGCCGTGACCTACGAACTACCGTTCGGCAAGGGCAAGGCGATGCTTTCCGGCGTCTCCCGCGCCATGGACTACGTGGTTGGCGGCTGGTCCGTCAACGCGATTTCGACCTTCCAGACCGGTTACCCGCTGATGATCTACATGAACAACAACGGCAACTCGAGCCTGGGCACATCGCGGCAGCGTCCGAACGCCACCGGGGTGTCGCCGGAGGCGTCCGGTAGCTTCGGCCAGCGGATCGACGGCTGGATCAACAAGGCGGCTTTCACCGATGCGGCTCCCTTCACGCTGGGCAACGTGTCGCGCACGATCTCGATGCGCGGTCCGGGGCAGGCGAACTGGGACATTTCCGTATTCAAGACCGCTCAGATCTTCGAGAACCTCAAGGTGCAGTTCCGGGCCGAGGCTCTGAACGCCATGAACACACCTCTGTTCCGCGGGCCCAACACGGCCTGGGGCAGCGGTTCGTTCGGCACGATCACTTCGCAAGGCAACTTCCCACGCATGCTTCAGTTGGGCATGCGCGTATACTTCTAACCACCAACCGCGGGCGGCCGGGCCAATCCCCCGGCCGCCGGCATCGAAAGTCAGTCTACTGGGGACCTTTCAATGACCAACCTTCTCTCGCATGAACAGAAAGTCGAACTCGTCAAGCGCGGGTTCAGCCGGCGCAGCATGGGCCGGCTTGGGTTGCTTTTGGGCGCCGGATCGACGCTGCCCTTCTTTAACGAGCCGGCGTTGGCCCAGCTCTCCAACATTGGGCGGCTGTCGCCCGATGCGGTGAAGATCAACGCCAACGAGAACCCAATGGGTCCTTGCCCCGAGGCGGCGGAGGCGATTCACAGCGTCGTCCAGAAGGGCGGACGCTACCTGTACGAAGAGACGTTCGACTTTGCCAAGACGCTGGCCGACCAGGAGGGCGTGAAGCCCAACTATGTGATGCCTTTTGCCGGATCCAGCGATCCTCTGCACCGGAGTGTGCTGGCCTTCACCTCACCAACGAAGCCGTTGGTGATGGGCGACCCAGGGTATGAAGCCGGCCAGCGTGCCGCGGCCTTCATCGGCTCCAAGGTCATCACCGTACCGCTGACAAAGACTTACGCGCACGACGTGAAGGCCATGGTGGCGGCTTCGCCCGAGGCTGGCCTGTTTTACGTCTGCAACCCGAACAATCCGACCGGCACGATCACGAAGAAGTCGGACATCGAGTGGCTGGTGGCCAACAAGCCCGCGGGCAGCATCCTGCTGCTGGACGAGGCGTACATCCACCTGAGTGGTGAGGCGTTCGGCACGGACCTGGTGGCAGCGGACAAGGATGTGATCGTTCTCCGCACGTTCTCCAAGTTGTATGGCATGGCTGGACTCCGCGCGGGCGCGGCGATCGGGCGGCCCGACCTACTGGCCAAGATCCAGCACTACGGCGCCGGCGCACTGCCTGTGACGGGCATGATTGGGGCCCACGCGAGTCTGAAGGTAAAGACGCTGGTGCCGGAACGCCGCAAGATTATTGGCGACATCCGGGAAGATGTCTTCGCCTGGATGACGAAGAAGAACTACAGCTTCGTGCCGTCCGTGAGCAACAAGTTCATGGTCGATGTGAAGCGGCCCGGCCAGGAAGTCGTGAAGGCCATGGCGGCCGAGAAGGTGTACATCGGACGTGTCTGGAAGGCGTGGCCGACTCACGTCCGCGTCTCCGTCGGAACGAAGGAAGAGATGGCCAAGTTCAAGGTGGCGTTCGAAAAAGTAATGGCTTAAGCCATGCAGTTACCCAAACTCCGCTATACGTGGAAAACGATGGCGGGCGATCTGAGCGGCGGCTTCATTGCCGCCCTCATCGCACTGCCATACGGACTGGCGATGGCAGCCCTTATGGGGCTGCCTCCCGTCCTGGGGGTCTTTACCTCTCTGCTCACTTCGCCGATTACGGCGATTCTCGGTAGGAATCCTGTACTCATCGGCGGAACGTCTTCTGTCACCGTCCCCTTTATCGCCGAGGCCGTGCGAATGCACGGGATTGGCGGCGCCGCCAAAGTAAGCCTTGTCGCTTCCGTTTTCATGATGGCCTTTTCCCTAATGCGGCTTGGGCGGTATGTCTCCATGGTGCCTCACGCGGTGGTCACGGGGTTCTCCTGTGGCATCGGGGGCATGATGGTGGTTTCGCAGTTGTTTACTATTACGGGCATCAAAGGGTCGGGCAGCGGGTCGATGGTTGAGATCCTGGCGGTGATCGCGCAGCGGTTGACGCAGGCACGGTTTCAGCCCTTGTTTCTTTCGCTTCTCGTGATTGGGATGTGTGTGGTGATCGCGAAGCTGTGGCCGAGGCTGCCCGCGCCGCTGATCGGGGTCGGGGTGGCTCTGATTGCGGCCAGGGTGTTCGCCATGAAAGAGGCGCAGGTGGGCGTGCTATCCCTGGAACTGCCGCCATTTGCCGGATTCGCGTGGTCGCCGAAGGACGTATTCTCGGTGTTGCCGACGGGGTTCGCGCTGGCGTTCGTGTCCAGTGTGAATATCCTGATCACCTCCAGGGTGGTCGAGCACTTCCGGGGGCGTCACATCAAGATGAAGAAGGTGGATGCGGACGTTGAGTTGGGCGCTTACGGCATTTCCAACGTGATTGCCGGCATGTTCGGAGCACCCATGAGCGTCGGCATTCCCGCCCGTAGTCTGGCGAGCATCCGCTGTGGAGGCACGACCCGGATGTCGAATATCTTCCACGCGGCCGTGCTGGCGGCGGTGATCGGATTTGGCTCCGGAATCCTTGCGCAGATTCCGCTCGCCGCGCTGGCCGGAGTGACCGCCTGGATGGGCTTCTGTCTTTTGGATTGGTCGGCCTGGCGCCGTATCCCGAAGATGCGGATGATCGATGCGGCAGCGTTTCTGTCGACCGCCCTGCTGGTGCTGTGTGTCAACGCAGTGGCCGCGGTGGGCGTCGGCTGTGCGTTCTACGGCGTCGAATTCCTGATGAAAAAGTGGAAGGTCGCCGGAGGAGACGCTCCCTTGGGGGAGTTGCACGCAGAAATAGGGAAACCGCGCGCGTGAACCGCCGCCTGTCTTAGCGAGCCTCTTTGCGATGGAGGGCGTGCTCACCCAACTGGTCGAAGTCCATGTGCTCGGCGATGAGCTGGGCCCCGGTAAGGGCGCGGCGAGAGACGCCTTCCTTGGTATGACCCTTGGTGTTGCCGGCGATGTGATAAATCTCGTGCGCCAAAACACGGGCCATCGCCCGGCCCATCAGGCGGTTCCCCTGGGCCAACTGACCGCCGTGCATCGCGCTGCGGGCAGCAACTCGAACCTTGTCGCAGAGAACCTCACTGAAGGGTAAGACTTCTCCGTCGGTGGTGTGGGTGAAGGCGAGCGGTCCGCGCTCGTCGAGAAGAGCCGGCTCCACCTGCATGCGGCAACTGCCCCGGAACTTCACGAGCACCAGATCGGAGACCTGGGTGCCAGGCTTCATCTCTTCGCGAAGCCGCCACTCCACCTGAATCGATGACTTTTGGAGAAGGGTGTTGAGCTCCCGCCGCATTTCGGCGAGCGATTCGGCAGGCGGCTGTGTTTCGTATTGGACGACTAGTGTGAGTGGGCCATTGAGGGAGGGAAGCCCTTCCAGGCCCCACGCGGATTGCGTCGTCAAAGCAAGACAGATGATGGCAGTAATCGTGAGGTAGCGCACAGGGCAACCTTGTAGAACCGCCGCTCTCTGGGGGGCCGTTCCAACTACAGTATATTCAAGATTCCAGCGAGTGCAAGGGTCAAAACCGGAGTTTATTGTCTGATATCGAAGGATGGGGACTGCGGATCACGACCCCGACGTACTTTCCCCGGGTTGGCGCGGTAAGAACCGCATCTGTCCTATCATGCTGATTCGGCGTCTGTTAGGGAGCAGGCACCGTCTACCACAGGCCGAGGAACTTCCACCATGCGAAGCCGACGCCGCCCCAGACGGCGAGGTGACATAGGGAGATCACAAATCCAATCCGCCACCAATCCTTCATGGAAACGTAACCTTGACCGAAGAACATGGGCGCCGGGGTGGTGCCATAGTTGGTCAGTCCGGCGCTCAAGTTCAGGCAGCACGCCAGGCTGAAGACGGCAAGAGGAAGAGGCGCGCCGGAGTGCGCCAGCAGAGCCAGGAAGGGTGCGTACATGGCCAGCATGTGGGCGGTGATGCTCGCGAAGAAGTAGTGGGAGTAGTAGCAGATCAAGACAGCGATTACGAGCAGCGAGAGCCACCCCAGGCCCTCGAAGCGGGCACCCACGGTCTTTGCGAAGACTTCCGTGACGCCCTGTTCGTTCAGCGCCCGCCCGAGCCGCAGCAGGCCGCCATACCAAATGAAGATGTCCCAGGCAGCCTTCTCGTTGATGATGTCCTCCCATTGAAGGACACCCGTCAGGAGAAGGGCCAGGCTGCCGAGGAGAGCGGCGACAGTGATGTCGATGCCGGTCCAACTGGAGGAGACCCAGGCTCCGCAGACGCCCGCGAAGACCAGGGACAGGAGTTTTTCGTTGCGCGAGAGCGGGCCCATCTTCACCAGTTCGGTGTGAGCGAAAGCGGCTGCCTCCGGGGTGTGCTTCACTTCGGGCGGAAACAACCGCAGCACGACCCAGGGCACCAAAGCGAGAGAAACCAGGCCCGGGACGATACCCGCGACGAGCCAACCGCCCCAGGTGATGCGGTAACCCAGATTTCCGGCCATCTGGGCCGCCAGCGGGTTGCTCGCCTGGCCGGTGTAGAACATGGCGGCGGTGACGCAGATGGCCTGATAGACGCCGGCCATCAGGAAGGCACCCACGCGATTGGCGGTTGCGCCGGGCGTGGATCCGTAGAGCTCGGCGATCGACCGGACGATGGGGAGGATGACGCCTCCGGACCGCGCTCCGTTGGAGGGGATGATGGTGGCCAGCACCATGTCGGAGAGGGAGAGAGCGTAGGAGACTCCGAGGGTGCTGCGGCCGAAGAGCCGTACGAAGCCCAGGGCGATGCGCCGCGCAAGTCCCGTGTTGATGAGGGCGCGGGAGACGAAGAACGCGGCCATCACCAGCCAGACGGTGGAGTCGGCATAGCCGCCCAGGGCGTCGGAGAGCTTCATGCCCGCCAGCAACGTGCTGAGGGTGATGGCCAGAAGGACGAGAGCGCCTCCGGCGACCGGCTGTATGACAAGTCCGGCCACCGTGGCCAGAAAGAGGCCGGTCAGATTCCACGCATTGGGCGTGATGGCTTGTGGTCTGGGCAGAAGCTGCGTGACCACGAGGTAGATCGCAATGAGGATCAGGAAACCCCGGACGGTACGCCAGCCAGTGCGCGCGGGTGAAGCCACTAGCGCGAGCCCCACAACAGTGAGGCGGCACGAAGCCAGCGGCGCAACCTATACCTGGGGGCCCAGGGCATAGCACACAGTATATGTGCAATCGGCAGGGCTACAGGGTGATGTAGACGGCGCTGGAGAGCCTTGCGGTGAGTGGGACTTCCTGTGCCGCGCCGCCAATGCGGACACGCATGGGGCGGCTGCCCGCGCGACGTTCAATGACGGTGAGTTGGGTGCGCGGCACGATGCCGAGATTCTTGAGTTCGCGCAGGACATCGGGACGGCGGTCAGAGACGCTGGTGACCACGCCGGCATCGCCAGCCGGCAACTCGGCGAGGCAGACCTCCCGGCGGACAGGCAGGCTGCCGTCCTTGCGCGGGATGCCATGGCCGTGCGGATCGATGAGTGGGTCTCCGAGTTTGGCGGCGATCCGCTCCTCCATGCGCTCGGAGATGAAGTGCTCAAGGCGCTCGGCCTCGGCGTGGACTTCATCCCATGGGTAGTCGAGGATGTCGTGCAGGAAGAGTTCGATGAGGCGGTGGTGGCGGATGACCTCGAGGGCGCGGCGTTTGCCGGCCGGGGTGAGCCGGGCTCCACGATGTTTTTCGTACTCGACCAGCGGTGTTTCCTGCCCGGAGAGTTTCTGGAGCATGCCGGTGATGGAGGCGGGGCGGACCTGGAGATGTTCAGCCAACGCGTTACCGGTGACGCGGTCTTCCTGGGGTCCACCAATGGTGAGGATTGCCTTGAGGTAATCGTCGGTGGATTCGCTGTTGCCGCGCGTCGTGCCCTTTTTTGCCACTCAACCTAAACCTAGCCCATGGCGTTGGAGAGCCGCAACCTGTCCGATGACGGGCCACAGGATGCCATTGGAGGCGCGAACGAGTTCGATTGCCGGAAATGCTTGCATTGTGGGGCGAGTCGGTCTAAGATCGTTTTTAGGCATACCTAAATTCTGGGAATTAGGAACACCTGCAACTCAATGCATCAACGCTATACGTGTCTCTGGATTTGCTGTTTCCTCGCTTCTTCGCATCTGTTCGCACAAAGCACCGCCGCGCTGGCCGGCCGTGTGACCGATCCGTCGGGCGCACCGGTGGCGGCGGCGCGGGTGGTTGTCAGGAATGCCTTGACCAACTTCGAGCGGCAGGCGGAGTCGGATGCGGATGGGGCGTTTCAAATCACGAACATCCCGGCTCGCAACTACGAAGTGAATGTGTCGGCGCCGGGCTTCCGGGCCCACGAATCCACGATCTCCCTGTCCGCGCGTCTGACATTGGAGTTCGATGTGCGTCTGGACCTGGCAGCCAACGAGACCAAGGTGAGCGTCAGCGCGAGTGACCGCGCTCTGCTGGTGAATGCCGAGGAGACGGGCACGCGCGCTCAATTGAGTGAGGCGGATATCGGGCGAATGGCGCTGCAGGTGGGCAATCGCGGGCTGGAAGCTGTGGTGGTGAGCTTCCCGGGCTTCGCGCAGAACGCGAATGGGGCAATCCATCCACGCGGGGCGCACAACCAGTTGTCGTTCATTATTGACGGCATGCCGATTACCGACCAGCTTACCGGCGCGTTCGCGAATTCGGTGGATCCGAATATCGTGCAGAACGTGGAGCTGTTCACGGGGAACATCCCGGCTGAGTTTGGTAACAAAGTATCCGCGGTGGTGAATGTAACGAGCAAGACCGGGCTGGGCACGGGCCGGCTGCTGGGCGGCTCCATCGCGATGAGTGGAGCCGGATTCGACACGGCGTCTCAGGTCGCGCAGGTGGCCGGTGAAAAGGGGCGTCTGGGCTTCACGGCCTCGCTAAACACGATGAAGTCGAATCGTTATCTGGACCAGGTGGCCCTCGACAATCTCCACAATGGCGGCAACTCGCAACGGGCGTTTTCCCGGCTGGACTACCAGGCTGGCGCGCACGACGTGCTGCGGGTGAATCTGCTGGCGGGCCGCTCTTCGTTCGAGCTAGCCAATCTGCGCTCGCAGCAGGCTCGCGGAATGGATGCGCGCCAGGAGTTGCGGGACTTCTCCGCTGCGCTGGGCTGGGTGCACACCTTCAACGCGAACACGCTATGGAGCAGCAACTCTTCCTACCGGACCACTGTCGCGCAGTTGCAGCCGAGCGCGGGCGACTTCCCGGTGACCGCGGCGCAGGCACGGCATCTCTCCACCGTCACGCTGCTGAATCAGTTGGGATTCGTACGCGGACGGCACAACATTCGCTTTGGCGCGGATGTCCAGCACTTCCCGGTGAGTGAGAACTTCTCATTCGGCATCACCGATCCATCGTTCAACGACCCGCAATCACCGACTTACCTGGCGAACCTGCTAGCCTTCGATCTGAGCCGGGGAGGAAGCCTGTTCCAGTTCTCCAGACGTGCCTCGGGATCGCTGTACTCCAGCTATCTGCAGGATGAGATCAACCTGGGCCGTTGGCACATCTCGGCCGGGCTGCGGTTCGACAACTATCGTTTTCTTGTCCATGGCAGCCAGTTTCAGCCGCGGCTGGGCTTGTCCTATAGCGTGAAAGGTACGGGCACCGTGCTGCGGGCGTCGTACAACCGGCTGTATCAGACACCGCCCAACGAAAACCTGTTGATCTCGAACTCCGATGAATCGAGCGTGCTGGTAGCCCCGGATATTCGAGCGACTGTCGGGAACGCGGTGGTGAAGATCCGGCCCGAGCGTCAGAATCTCTATGAGGTAGGACTGCAGCAGCCATTGGGCCGGCGGCTCAGTTTGAACGCGTCCTTCTATCACAAGGACGCACAGGACCAGCAGGACAACAACAGCTTCTTCAACACTCCGATCATCTTCCCCATGCAACTGAAGTCGATTCGAGTGAACAGCGTCGAGGGCCGCATGGTGGTAACGCCGGTGAAGGGCTTCTCCGGTTCGTTGAGCGTTACCCACGCGCGGGCGATCTCGACTCCGCCGTTCACGGGCGGGCTTTACATCGGCAACGGCGACGTCGCGCTGCTGAATTCCGGGCCCTTTGTGATCGACCACGATCAAGTCCTGAGCTTGCAGACGATTGTGAACTACACGGCGCCCAAGGGTTTCTACGCTACTTGCTCCATGCGCTACGACAGCGGGTTGGTGACGGCGGCAGTGGATCCTGCCGTGGTCCGCAACGATCCGGACTACGCGGACCTGCTGCCTCTGGTGAACCTCACTTCGAACCCGCCGCGCACGCGGCCACGCGCCATTGCCGATGTGGTGCTGGGGTACCAGCATGTGCGCGGAGAGAGACGCCAGTGGGAGGCGTCGCTTCAGATATCGAATGTGACCAACAAATACGCGCTGTACAATTTCCAGTCGGCGTTTGTCGGGACGCGCCTGGTGCAGCCACGCACGGCCGGTGTCCGGCTCACCTGGTTCTTCTGACAGGCAGTCGTCAATCCATGTATGAATAAAGGGTGACGACACTCCGTCTATTGGCGCTGGCTGACGATCTGACCGGGGCCCTGGAAGCCGGTGCCCGCTTCGCCGATGCGATCGTCACCTTGAAGCCGGTTGGGGGCGCTTTTCGAGGCGTGATGGTGGTCGACACGGAGTCGCGTCACCTGGCGCCCGACGTGGCGGCCTTCCGGCTGTTGAGCGCCATGGAGGGGGTCGAGGCGGAGATTCTCTACAAGAAGACCGACTCGACGCTGCGGGGCAATATCGGAGCCGAGTTCAAAGCCCTGCTGGGTGCCTACCCCGACTCGGACATGTACTATGTGCCTGCCTATCCGGAGATGGGCCGCACGGTCCGTAAGGGAGTCCTGCACGTGGATGGCAAGCCGGTACACAAGACCAGCTTTGCGCGCGATCCACTGAATCCGGTGACGGAGAGTCGCATTGAGAAGGTGCTGGCTGCGCAAGGTTGTGACCTTGAGCGTGTTCGGATCTTCGACGGAGAGACGCAAGAGGACGTGCTGGCGGGGGCGCAGGCCGCCTTGGCGGGCGGAACTCCGGTGCTGGTGGCCGGTCCGGCGGCACTGGCGGGCGCCATCGCTCGCATCATTGGTCTCGAGCCAGAGGCTCCGGAGACGTGGCCCGCGGTTCGAGACTGCGTCGTGATCAACGGCAGTGCCCATCCGGCTTCGGCCCTGCAGGTGGAGACGGCCCGCAAGCACGGGATTCCCTGGGCGTTTGACCGTCTGGCTGGTCCGCACGACACGCTGATTATCTTCGGCGGCGACACGGCGCGGGGTGTGTTGCATCGTCTGGGCGACCCTGTGCTGCGGCCGCTAGGCGAGATCCTGCCCGGAGTACCGGTGTCCCTGTTCGAGCAAGATGGGCGGCAGCGGGTATTGGTCAGTAAGGCCGGGGGCTACGGGGCTCCGGATCTGTTGGTTCGGTTGTACGAACGACTCTGCCAAACTGAGAAGGAAGCATGGAACTGCTCGGCATCACCATCGGCGACTCCAGCGGGGTCGGCCCGGAAATCCTCCTGAACGCCTTTCATCGGGGCGAGATATCTTGCCCGTTTGTGGCTTACGGGGACGTTGCGGCCCTGGAGCGATACAACACACAAGGTGTGGAGATCCGCTCGATCGGCCGGCCGTCGGAGTATCGGGCCGGAGCGCTGAACGTCATCGATGCGAAGCTGATGAGCGCTGGCGACGTAACCCCCGGTGAGATCAATGCCAAGTCGGGCCACGCCGCACGCGAGTATGTGATCGCCGCGACCAAAGCGGCTTTGGCGGGCGGGATCGCCGCCATGGTGACGCTGCCCATGAACAAAGAGGCGACGCAGTTGACGGATGCCGGGTTCACCGGACACACCGAGTTGATCGGCGCTCTGTGCGGCGTGGAGGATGTCACCATCATGCTGGCGTCCGATCAACTGATTGTGACGCACGTCAGCACGCACTGTTCCCTGGCTGATGCCATTGCGCGGGCGAAGTTCGAGCGGGTGTGCACGATCATTCGCATGACGAGTGAGGCGGTGCTCCGCCTGAAGCCCGGGGCGCGCATCGCGGTGGCGGGCCTGAATCCCCATGCGGGGGAGCACGGGCTGTTCGGCGA is a window from the uncultured Paludibaculum sp. genome containing:
- a CDS encoding four-carbon acid sugar kinase family protein, which encodes MTTLRLLALADDLTGALEAGARFADAIVTLKPVGGAFRGVMVVDTESRHLAPDVAAFRLLSAMEGVEAEILYKKTDSTLRGNIGAEFKALLGAYPDSDMYYVPAYPEMGRTVRKGVLHVDGKPVHKTSFARDPLNPVTESRIEKVLAAQGCDLERVRIFDGETQEDVLAGAQAALAGGTPVLVAGPAALAGAIARIIGLEPEAPETWPAVRDCVVINGSAHPASALQVETARKHGIPWAFDRLAGPHDTLIIFGGDTARGVLHRLGDPVLRPLGEILPGVPVSLFEQDGRQRVLVSKAGGYGAPDLLVRLYERLCQTEKEAWNCSASPSATPAGSARKSS
- a CDS encoding TonB-dependent receptor, with translation MHQRYTCLWICCFLASSHLFAQSTAALAGRVTDPSGAPVAAARVVVRNALTNFERQAESDADGAFQITNIPARNYEVNVSAPGFRAHESTISLSARLTLEFDVRLDLAANETKVSVSASDRALLVNAEETGTRAQLSEADIGRMALQVGNRGLEAVVVSFPGFAQNANGAIHPRGAHNQLSFIIDGMPITDQLTGAFANSVDPNIVQNVELFTGNIPAEFGNKVSAVVNVTSKTGLGTGRLLGGSIAMSGAGFDTASQVAQVAGEKGRLGFTASLNTMKSNRYLDQVALDNLHNGGNSQRAFSRLDYQAGAHDVLRVNLLAGRSSFELANLRSQQARGMDARQELRDFSAALGWVHTFNANTLWSSNSSYRTTVAQLQPSAGDFPVTAAQARHLSTVTLLNQLGFVRGRHNIRFGADVQHFPVSENFSFGITDPSFNDPQSPTYLANLLAFDLSRGGSLFQFSRRASGSLYSSYLQDEINLGRWHISAGLRFDNYRFLVHGSQFQPRLGLSYSVKGTGTVLRASYNRLYQTPPNENLLISNSDESSVLVAPDIRATVGNAVVKIRPERQNLYEVGLQQPLGRRLSLNASFYHKDAQDQQDNNSFFNTPIIFPMQLKSIRVNSVEGRMVVTPVKGFSGSLSVTHARAISTPPFTGGLYIGNGDVALLNSGPFVIDHDQVLSLQTIVNYTAPKGFYATCSMRYDSGLVTAAVDPAVVRNDPDYADLLPLVNLTSNPPRTRPRAIADVVLGYQHVRGERRQWEASLQISNVTNKYALYNFQSAFVGTRLVQPRTAGVRLTWFF
- the pdxA gene encoding 4-hydroxythreonine-4-phosphate dehydrogenase PdxA, translated to MELLGITIGDSSGVGPEILLNAFHRGEISCPFVAYGDVAALERYNTQGVEIRSIGRPSEYRAGALNVIDAKLMSAGDVTPGEINAKSGHAAREYVIAATKAALAGGIAAMVTLPMNKEATQLTDAGFTGHTELIGALCGVEDVTIMLASDQLIVTHVSTHCSLADAIARAKFERVCTIIRMTSEAVLRLKPGARIAVAGLNPHAGEHGLFGDEEIREIRPAVEWAQAQGMPVEGPFPPDTVFFLAVRKKRYDAIVCMYHDQGHIPLKLLDFEAGVNVALGLPIIRTSVDHGTAFDIAGQGIASTVSLLRAIEFAQRLIRT